One part of the Candidatus Anstonellales archaeon genome encodes these proteins:
- a CDS encoding ABC transporter permease, whose translation MTYYSDLILYAIKGLRRQALRSWLTILGIVIGVAAIVVLVSLGEGVSSIIKKEMEQFGPQNIIIMPGNVFASFMVGPSGPPTQGKLYKSDIERLSGIDGIRIISPFLYGAFSVSYRGEVGTFTVTGIEPENYADAFPSLKIAEGRMLKDGDRYVLVIGDKIAHGLFKEDLRVNSVLRISGKNFQVVGILERTGGTFDDTDTSVIAPFKDIEELLSKNIQDNEISGILVVMKDNWNMKEAEEEIKKTLREAHRVREGEEDFTVLSAETVSSQVKNISDILSVFLGAISAISLMVGGITIANTMFMSVLERRQEIGILRAMGATKKWIRFVFLVESAIIGIIGGSIGIIVGLLIISIFWLIGIPATPTLSLILFCGIFSLLIGIISGIIPASRSAEMDAVEALRYE comes from the coding sequence ATGACATATTACTCCGACTTGATTTTATATGCTATAAAGGGCCTCAGGAGGCAGGCATTAAGAAGCTGGCTTACTATTCTTGGAATTGTTATTGGAGTGGCAGCTATTGTGGTACTTGTCTCTTTGGGAGAAGGAGTTTCTTCGATTATAAAAAAAGAGATGGAACAGTTTGGTCCACAAAATATAATCATCATGCCCGGAAATGTCTTTGCATCTTTTATGGTTGGACCATCAGGGCCTCCAACTCAAGGAAAACTTTACAAAAGTGATATTGAGCGGCTTTCTGGTATTGATGGAATAAGGATAATTAGCCCCTTTCTCTACGGCGCCTTTTCAGTTTCTTATAGGGGTGAAGTTGGAACCTTTACCGTTACAGGAATTGAACCAGAAAACTATGCTGACGCTTTCCCTTCTCTCAAGATTGCTGAAGGAAGAATGCTAAAAGATGGGGATAGATACGTATTAGTTATTGGCGATAAAATTGCTCATGGGCTTTTTAAAGAGGACTTGAGAGTAAACAGCGTTTTAAGGATAAGTGGAAAAAATTTTCAGGTTGTTGGGATATTGGAAAGAACGGGAGGCACATTTGATGATACAGATACAAGTGTCATCGCGCCTTTTAAGGATATAGAAGAACTTTTGTCCAAGAATATTCAGGATAATGAGATCAGTGGTATTTTGGTAGTTATGAAAGATAATTGGAATATGAAAGAAGCTGAAGAGGAAATAAAAAAGACATTGAGAGAAGCGCATAGGGTAAGGGAAGGTGAAGAAGATTTTACGGTCCTATCAGCAGAAACCGTATCTAGTCAGGTAAAAAACATTAGCGATATTCTCAGTGTGTTTTTGGGGGCAATTTCAGCTATATCTCTTATGGTAGGGGGGATTACCATCGCTAACACAATGTTTATGTCGGTTCTTGAAAGAAGACAAGAGATTGGGATACTCAGGGCGATGGGAGCAACTAAAAAATGGATACGCTTTGTATTTCTTGTTGAGAGTGCCATTATTGGAATAATTGGGGGGAGCATCGGCATTATTGTTGGTCTTCTAATAATTAGCATATTCTGGTTGATTGGAATCCCTGCAACACCCACTTTGAGTCTAATTTTATTTTGCGGTATATTTTCTTTGCTTATAGGGATAATAAGTGGTATAATCCCTGCAAGTAGAAGTGCAGAAATGGATGCTGTTGAGGCATTAAGGTATGAATGA
- a CDS encoding acylphosphatase: MIYAYLVAAGRVQGVFFRKYVCEISRKLFVNGRIWNEKDGTVRIQCECKSDYHLSEFIHEIKHSKPSEEYLGIRIDKLEIIEKKTISKPTFSSFEIVYH, translated from the coding sequence ATGATTTACGCCTATCTGGTTGCTGCGGGACGGGTGCAAGGAGTATTCTTTCGCAAGTATGTCTGCGAAATTTCAAGGAAACTCTTTGTAAACGGAAGGATATGGAACGAAAAGGATGGAACTGTAAGGATACAATGCGAATGTAAAAGCGACTATCATCTCTCAGAATTTATTCATGAAATCAAGCACAGTAAGCCCTCAGAGGAGTATTTAGGTATAAGGATAGATAAGCTAGAAATTATTGAAAAGAAGACTATAAGCAAGCCGACGTTCTCCTCCTTTGAGATAGTTTACCATTAA
- a CDS encoding geranylgeranyl reductase family protein, whose product MIESVKSIVDLLTQTRYGEVVSSSAYDAIVVGGGPAGSTCAALLGRRGHNVLLIEKNKFPRDKICGDAVSGKSMKVLNELGLLQEAESLPHGEIRGVIFSSPSGEEVRIEFPKNDPIRKGTGYCCRRIYHDNLLFQNAKKYAKTLENFQVYDLILNGKQVVGVKGRNTETGEEQEFGAKVVVGCDGVGSIVARKTGNAQTDPKHLCQAFRAYYKNVAGLSDNIEIHFVDSLIPGYFWIFPVGEDSANVGVGMVMDDVTRKKINLRQALLDIVLTHPRFKDRFKDAIQEEGSVKAWSLPFGSRLPKCYGDGFVLCGDAASLVDPFSGEGVGNAMTSASIAAKVISQALSEGDTSAKSLSRYENALISELKVELDTSYLLQRLGRVTPILNFIIGKARKSQEVRETISGMLANQEAKKEFISPLFYLRLLLA is encoded by the coding sequence TTGATTGAATCAGTAAAATCAATTGTTGATTTATTGACACAGACTAGGTATGGTGAGGTAGTGAGTAGTAGTGCATATGATGCAATTGTAGTCGGGGGAGGGCCTGCAGGATCTACGTGTGCTGCCCTATTAGGAAGAAGAGGGCACAATGTTCTTCTGATTGAAAAAAATAAATTTCCAAGAGATAAAATTTGCGGAGATGCGGTTAGTGGAAAATCAATGAAGGTCCTCAATGAACTTGGGCTTCTTCAGGAAGCTGAAAGTCTACCGCATGGGGAGATTAGAGGGGTTATCTTCTCGTCGCCATCCGGTGAGGAGGTTAGGATAGAATTTCCAAAAAATGACCCAATAAGAAAAGGTACGGGCTATTGCTGCAGGAGGATTTATCATGATAACCTACTTTTTCAAAACGCAAAAAAATATGCTAAGACTTTAGAAAACTTTCAGGTTTATGACCTTATTTTGAACGGAAAACAAGTAGTGGGAGTAAAAGGAAGGAACACAGAAACTGGGGAGGAACAAGAGTTTGGAGCAAAAGTTGTTGTTGGTTGTGATGGGGTAGGTTCGATTGTAGCAAGAAAAACAGGTAACGCGCAAACTGATCCAAAACATTTGTGTCAGGCATTTAGGGCTTATTATAAAAACGTAGCAGGACTTAGCGACAACATTGAGATACATTTCGTTGACTCACTAATACCTGGGTATTTTTGGATTTTTCCGGTTGGGGAGGATAGTGCAAATGTAGGAGTTGGGATGGTAATGGATGACGTTACAAGAAAAAAGATAAACTTAAGACAAGCCCTCTTGGATATAGTCCTAACGCATCCTAGATTTAAAGATAGGTTCAAAGATGCAATCCAAGAGGAAGGAAGCGTTAAGGCTTGGTCTTTACCGTTTGGGTCTAGACTTCCAAAATGCTATGGAGACGGTTTCGTTCTTTGCGGTGATGCGGCTTCATTAGTAGACCCGTTCTCTGGAGAGGGTGTTGGAAATGCTATGACGAGTGCATCTATAGCGGCAAAGGTGATAAGCCAAGCTTTAAGTGAAGGGGATACTTCTGCAAAGTCGCTGTCAAGGTATGAGAACGCACTTATAAGCGAACTAAAGGTTGAGTTAGATACGTCTTATCTTCTCCAGAGGTTGGGAAGAGTTACACCGATACTAAACTTTATAATAGGAAAGGCAAGAAAGAGCCAGGAGGTGCGAGAAACTATTTCTGGCATGCTTGCAAATCAAGAAGCAAAAAAGGAATTTATATCGCCCCTATTTTACTTACGACTTCTTTTAGCTTAG
- a CDS encoding CDGSH iron-sulfur domain-containing protein: protein MARIVKHEEKMPMEVKVGGESKWICMCGLSKNKPFCDGSHKQCSGEEEGKLYKYENGKRIEIKKY, encoded by the coding sequence ATGGCAAGAATTGTAAAACATGAAGAAAAAATGCCGATGGAAGTAAAAGTTGGTGGAGAAAGCAAATGGATTTGTATGTGTGGATTGAGCAAAAATAAACCTTTCTGCGATGGCTCACACAAGCAATGTAGTGGCGAAGAAGAAGGGAAATTGTATAAATATGAGAATGGGAAAAGAATTGAGATTAAAAAATATTAA